The Parasteatoda tepidariorum isolate YZ-2023 chromosome X2, CAS_Ptep_4.0, whole genome shotgun sequence genome includes a region encoding these proteins:
- the LOC107453413 gene encoding glutathione S-transferase class-mu 26 kDa isozyme 47-like gives MVKPVFGYWKYRGLCEPIRYLLYYKNVDFEDFRIPRDGTTWEGIKYNLGLDFPNLPYYIDENVKLTQSTTILRYLATKYDLAGKTEEEKLRVSLAEQQIIDFRQKFFNFVIDPNYENIKEQYLKKTKEDLNMIADFLGDRKYLAGEELTYVDFIAFDIFDSHILFQKTILDRISPLKVFQETIENLPEVKKYRNSSTFCKWPIVGPYNAWGGAGEMPQ, from the coding sequence ATGGTTAAGCCTGTGTTTGGTTATTGGAAATATCGTGGTCTTTGTGAACCTATAAGATATTTATTGTACtataaaaatgttgattttgaagattttagaATTCCTCGAGACGGAACTACTTGggaaggaataaaatataatcttggTCTGGATTTCCCAAATTTGCCATACTATATTGATGAGAACGTAAAACTCACCCAAAGTACCACAATTTTGAGATATCTCGCCACGAAGTATGATTTGGCTGGTAaaactgaagaagaaaaactacGTGTTTCTTTGGCTGAACAGCAGATTATAGACTTTCgccaaaaatttttcaattttgtgatTGACCCAAATTATGAGAATATAAAAGAGCAGTATTTAAAGAAGACTAAGGAGGACTTGAATATGATTGCGGATTTTCTTGGGGATCGAAAGTACCTCGCTGGAGAAGAATTAACTTATGTTGACTTTATTGCTTTTGATATATTTGATTctcatattttgtttcaaaagacAATTCTTGATAGAATATCACCCCTTAAAGTGTTTCAAGAAACAATTGAGAATCTTCCTGAAGTCAAAAAGTACCGAAATTCATCAACTTTCTGCAAATGGCCAATAGTTGGTCCTTATAATGCATGGGGAGGAGCAGGTGAAATGCCTCAGTAG